From the Lathyrus oleraceus cultivar Zhongwan6 chromosome 3, CAAS_Psat_ZW6_1.0, whole genome shotgun sequence genome, the window AGGGCTCATAAGAACTTTGAAGCTAGTAGAGATAGGTCATTACCTGTGTTTGGTGTTGGTGTTGTGTTTATTGATGAGAGTGTTGTTTTCCCGATTCCTTCTCATGAAATGGAAGAGGCCGTTGAAGCTATTAGTTTGATCGTGTCGAGTTTAGCCCCGCCAAGGAAGGAGTTTCATTTTGTTCCTATTGAGACTGTTTACTCGTCGGATTCTAGTGATGGAAAGGAGAGGTTACTTGAGCTGATGAATGTAGTGAGTGATCCCACTGGTAGGGAAGATATGTTGCTTTCTCTGCGCATGCTGGCCTTGCAAAAGGTTTACTTCTGGATTTTGTGATACTATCTTGATTTGAAGCTTATAAGCATATGTATGTTGATGTTTGAAAATGTGTTCAATTTTGGTAAGCATTTTTTCAGGTGGCTTCTGAATTTGGGTATAACAGAATTGTTTTAGGCTCGTGCATTTCAAGGATTGCTGCTCACGTCATTTCAGCCACTGTGAAGGTTTGTTAGTTATTTTTTTAGGCAAATGTTAGTTGTTATTTCTTAGTATGTTATGCCACTAGCTAGAGTTTGAACCCTAGACTTCCTTAAATTTCATCGGGTGTCCGAGATTATCCACTTGAACTATGCCTTGGGGACACTGAAGTTTGGCATTTGAATTCAACTGAGTTGAAGTTGTTATTAGGAGTTAACTAAGAATTTTCTGTCACAAGTCTTGACTTGTGAGTGACTATGCCAAATTAAGTGTTTTGTGCTCAATCAAATTGCTTATTTGTTAATTTTCGTATGTGCTTTCTCTAGTTTCTATCGACATTATGCTAGAAAAGTTACTTGTTTATGTTATGAGAATACTTTTGTGTGCAGCTCATTGCTTGCACTAACTCCCCAGATATGCATTTTGTTAAGTGGATAAGAGACTTTGAACATTACTTTAAATAAATTTGCAAACAAAGTGTAAAACTATGATGCTAATGTATACTGAGCCTAAAATATCTGTCAGGTGCTTTAGTGATGGTACTTTTGCATATGTTAGTACAATTCAATTTCTAGGTTGCATTTATCTGAAGAATATATATCTGTGTTGCCATCAAAAAGTTTTTTTTTCAAGGATGATCTCAATATGAATAGATTGAAAATGTATGTGAACTGTTTAAACTGAGTAACCCTTGCCTACAAAGGGGATTACATGTGCTAAGCAAATTTTTTAGATACTTTTTCTTTTTATCAAAAAAATATGCAATTATATGAATTTTGGGATTCGTGTCCACATTAATCCTGTATAAATTCAAATCGTGCTGTGTACAATTGCTAGGACATTATCCAAGTTTGTCCTGTCTGTTGCACTGTACTGAAGAATCGACCTTATGTAATGGGCACTCATTTTCATATTATAACAGGGGCAAGGATATTCGTTACCTGCTGATATCCAGTATGTTGATGCTAGATGGGAAATTCCAGTTGTGCTTCCTCTGCGTGATTGTTTTATTCAAGAGATCAACATGTTTTGCCGTCTTGACAGGTTTGTGCTCCTCTGAATATGCTCATAAACATTTTCAAAGAAATACTTTGTTGCTTTTCTTTGTTCTGATTCTTGTTTTTTAAATTTTAGAATTCTCCTGTCTTCTTTGTTGCTTAGTCTGAATTATGCAACTCTTACTGAATGAATTTGTCTCATCTTTTTGGCAGGGCAGTCTAAAGACTGTTAAACTGTCTACAGGTCCGAGTTCTAGCATTAATAGCTTGGTCTCATCTTTTGTGGCTTTATTGCAGGTATATTTTTTTTGCACCACCCCTTTGATATATAGTTTTGGGCTGGGAGTGGAGATATTTGGGTGATGGATTTTATCTTAGGAAAGTTGGCTGTGACTTGTTTTATGAGTGTGCCATAGCTATATACACTTTTAAAATGGAGTTTTAAGTGTTTACTTCTAGGGTATAGGGAAAAGACGTTTTTTGTTGATAAGTATTTAGCTTTCCCTTATAGTAAAAGCTCTAATCGAATTAGCAACTAACCAGTCCTTAATGGATTACCTGTTTTACAGGAAGAGAACCCTTCTCGGGAGAGCACAATTGTAAGAACAGCCGGGAAACTTATCCCCTTTCAATTCAACAGGATTCCCGAGATCATTGATGGTAATGTTCCATTGGCAACTCGAAGACGGCAAAAGAGATATAATCTCAAATCCAATGAATCTGTTTCCTCAGAATCTTTCTGTCCTCTCTGCAATAGCCCACTTGACAAAAGTGAGATTGTTGATTGGAGCAATCTCAAAAACTGCAGAAGTAGTGACACTTTTTATACTTCTTGCTGTTCAAGTTGTCAatttcagatacttccaccagATTCCACATCAATGGAGAAATTTTATATGGATTTACCGCATTCAGTGGTTGCCCGGTCAAACCAAGTCAACAATGGTAAATTGAATGCACTGAGGTATGTGTTTCCCTTCTTGGTCAAGTAAATACATTTTAAATTTGGTAATAACTCAGTTAAGCCATCTGGCCACTGGGTCTTCTTGAGAATAATTTGGATAAGATCTTCTAATCAGGTCCTTGCATTTTTCCCCATGGCAAAGTTGTTCTTTTAATTGTTGAGTCTTTCGGTTAAACTCGACGATCATGATGTTCTGCTACCCTTGAGCACAATTGCTTGGATTGTGTTCAATTTTATCGTGACAGCTTTTCTATGGTACGAAACATTTCTTCATGACCTCAAATTTTATATGGTAATTTTCTGTGTTTTTCAGGGAACAGATCCAAGATTGCTTGCTTTCAGATGGTGAAGATGAAACTTAAGTTTACTTTCCTGACTCTCAGTTAGAGGGGTAAATCAAGGTAAATTTACGGTTTGGGTGACTTACAAGGCCTCGCTTTTGGCCTCTTGCTAGTTATGGAGTTTAACATCAGTGTCGATTCTCTGTAGTAATATTTGTAAGAATACTTTAGGAAgtataattttgtttttgtttttttgcaTCGGCTGTATTTTTATGGAAACAATAATTTATGTTCAATTACTACTATAtgatgaatttaattgatatGCACATGTAAAAATATTTTACCTTGACAATTACTCTCACAATTGTTTAGATTTTTATAATTGTTTGacttttaatttataaataacTAAAATATAACTTATGAATGGTTGGGATGCACGGCATAATATTTTATACAATGTACATCAATTAATTTCATTTCATATAAATTACTATATTATGTCTAAAgtttttaaaatatatatttagttattatatattatatttcaGTTTTATATTAAATTCTTATTGTAATAATTTATTTCCTATCGGGTTAATATAGATATATCCCAACCATTAAAACCAATctagaattttttttcaaaataactattttttaaaaaaaaaaattgaaaataaccaaattttcaaaagtaaaataaaataacCAAGTTTGGTAAAGGATGCGTCTGATGAATTGGCGCACTCCCATATCACTAAGAGGAGGCACCACTAGCGTGCACATGCATTGGGTCTtatgaggaggcgccaatgctagtggcgcctgCATTGACCCTCATCGGGAGGCGTCATTGTTTCTGGCGCCTTAGTGGCTTTTGCATGGtgggcgccaattcatctggtgtttgcatgtgatggtcatgtgggcgtcaattcatctggcgccCACGTGTTTTGTTCAATAGATGTTTtgtctctataaataccacgtcttgcatacaattattttcactcaaattcatctcctaataccataagttgtctagttcaaccatcaatttcaattttctctgtttcaacaatgtctgcatacattcagaaacgaaatgctgatgtaatatttttTGCCGTTGCGCCTCCGATACAGGTTTGACTTTGGAACACATATatgtttgaacgtcttaatcggacgttgtacagttggttagagggagaaattggagagggtgaacggattagaagaatacaatggcttgtgtccacgttcaaccaacacggagaagtgcgcgaatgagtggatattaagaccgaccaagacgctcgtaggatgatgcattacatgttcaaaattgttttgatggttgtaatcgcatagtttttgtattctagttgttttaattgtctgtgttattttttatgaacaactgtcttttcgtcacagacgtctaTTATGAAGTAAATTTAGTTttccatatattgcaacagaggtactatgaaataaatttagtttttcatatataGCAACAGAGGTACATTTAAATctatctggttgtgctcgttccaacactaggacagttattacgattgtgacctggttgacggcatgaactacatagtctaaccattttgtttgccgtatccatttcggtttgAATCCGGGTGTTAGGGtgaccctttttcttccttcgcataacttcgttgtgccagacgatgtccccttgatattctggccaataatcctcttttgccactaccgaaaaattataaacatttgaaaggctgacgactttgtaaacttcagatagcaagtaggatgaatcccttcgaacctttgagcatgccgcaatgacatgggagcagggggtacgaaaggcttggaacctttcgcagtcgcaccaacctctatctagttcgactttgtactgtcccatcggcatgtcctcattgtgatccatggactcggcaacactaaaccaacctttaatttggtcaaataccataaccacatgtgtgtttgctttggcagcttcatgtctgatgaatttcattgaagcatcactgaacaactgtccagattgcaacactgaactccattttgagcgtcaggtttcaaacaacgcccctagtCTGAAATATGTAgcctgcaccaaagcggttattggtaggttacggatgcctttgaagatagagttcatttattccacaagatttgttgtcatgtggcccaaacgctgaccgttgtcgtatgccctagtccacttcttcaacggaatactatcgatccaccgtacgacatcttcgttcgacaatcttatttcctcgcggtagtgtttgaaagaaggttctgataatgcataacctgcattgacaaccttcttacgcaacgtcttatctttgatttcccgcatgaaattcttagcaatatgtctaatacaaaacacatgcgtcgaaggaggattttgccagccattgtcaatgttattatatgcactgatgattgaggggtgtctatcagagatcaaacacaagttaggctgaggtgcaacgtgcaattggagatttcttaggaaaaaaaTACATCCCTCAAaagtctccccttcaactagggcaaagaagattggaaaaatattgttgttcccatcttgCGCCATTGCCATCAGTAACGTTACTTTGTATTTTtcatacaaccatgtaccatcaatttgtataattggtttacagaaagaaaaacctatgatacacGGTTGATACTGTAACGCCCAAAAAtaattatttgttatttttaatatttacGTAATTATTGTGGTTAGTCGGAAATTAGTCGAAAGTCGTAGAAATTATtataagaaataataatataattgtGGTGTTATTTGAGTAAGTGGGCTTATCATTGTGTGCTAATTAGTAAAATGAGAGGTGTTATATTAGGCCCATTAGAGATTAGGATATTTAGTAAATTTaataaagagaaaataaaagaagtgatagagaaaaaaaaagaaacagTGTGGAGAGAAGTTAGCAGAAGAGGAATTTGAGAACTGTTGTACGAACGAGAGGGAAGGAGAAGAAAACTTCCGGAATCCGATTCTTAGAGCAACCTTCGATCCAAAATaataaggtaaggggggtttatcgtcgtttaatgggtattatgggttaacatgtaatgggtagtgatgaaccgttgatttgaccataattgggatgttgaatgctgaaaaaattgtgttggataagttgtgttaaaactgaaattgaatctgtaattggatgggtagtgattttccgaaaacgtagcttcttacggaattggaatcggaggtccggaagtcctccaacggcggaaaatgcggagaattctgcattctgcttcgtgttagcgcaggaacagctttctgtcttgcgttaaccggttaacccagggtgttaaccggttaacactgttatgaattgtgaaaaattgctgtttgtcttgcgttaaccggttaacccagggcgttaaccggttaacactgttaaaatttgtcaggaagtgtattctgtcctgcgttaacgggttaacccagggcgttaacgggttaacgctgttgaaaagctgaaaaattgtattctgtcttgcgttaacaggttaacccagggcgttaacgggttaacgctgttgaaaaattgaaaaaaaaattgcattctgtcttgcgttaacaggttaacccagggcgttaaccggttaacgctgttgaaaagctgaaaaattgtattctgtcttgcgttaacgggttaatccagtgcgttaacgggttaacgctgttggaaaagtgaaaaatcgaattgctcagaatttaatgaagttcgtcggggtgagtcgggtaatattatagttaattttgatgagtaaattttgttgggtttatgttatgaagtgtcgatacaagtatgactgagttgttaagttattccgtgtacggaaagttgttaaagatactgagttgtaagcttggtgagccaaagttgattataagttgattatgttgaaaacattgttgtgttgctattattattacgttgtcggaattttaaagtcgtgtatgtcatgtaaattcatatgcattaagtcggagctttgctcacaccacgttggcctggattggcaaaagttgaaagttgaaggcttaagccttgatgcctcgttaaatcggcaaattttaagttgggagttttactccgaatggtaccacatgcatgacgagtcgagtctcattagagttgcatttttgttggtttgttgtatgggtatttaatttaattgagaagTGGTGTTTGTGTACGATTCTTAATTACTGTATTGTTTTTCATATACTGATTATAATTATTGTAACTCACCCCTTATGTTGAATGTTGTCCTTATGTGACAACGTGCAGGTAATCCTGAGAAGTAGCCGGTTACCGTTGGTCGGGTCAGTGGTCAGTCGCTCTGATACGTAGCACTCGGGGGGATTGTCGCGTGTCTGCTTTATGGATCTTTTAATTgttactaaaatttaaattgtttGAAGGATTATAGTTGTTTACTCTTTAAGTTAAGTCGTATTTATGTTGCTTAAAGATGATAAGAATTTTGTTATGAATCCGCTGCGTAAGATTTTATGAAGTTGAATTATTGGAGTGAATGACATTGTTTTGTCGAATTAAGAAAAGTGTTACATTTTGTTATGATTCCTTAAAGTGGAAATTGTTTAAAGTTGAACATGTAATATTCCATTTATAGAAAATTTTACGACTCTGATTTTGTTGTTATAACTCGTGGGTAGAAAATGGGGTGTTACAGATACACCCagaatagacggtgaaatattctatttccaacagcacacgtaccatctggtgtatatgCGGGCAACATTTCCATCTTGACAATTATCCCGGGAGCATAGTGTTTTAGAGCCAACATGTATTTtagaagttgtttgtaagactcctcccaattgccaaacattttttcaacaacttttgttctagctatccatgccttcctatatgatggagtgtactcgtactctgccctaatatgcgagattattgtactcacctttaacgacggattgtcgccaatgacagacaatatttcatcgcatattagctgagagcttaatttacgatgatcttgcattgggtttgtcagcatgcatgtgtgatctggacccattgatccaatctcccaagactcgctcctcttccggtacgaagctgacaacctaaaaaggcagtgctcattcggacaataaactttatacctcaatgcgtcagttctgtcaactctgaaataagctgatagttgcatgtggaatttcttaatagtttttacacattcctcttttgtgcgaaatgtgtctccttgtttcagagatccttgcatttacacgtaaggattgtaccatacatctgccgaaggttcatctgaacccaaatttaaccttgtcatgtgttggggtggacaatatacatgacttgctggtattggctcctcttcctcttcagcgttcatcgtcgaatcaaccatgatctcaggttcctcttcttcgtcgtctggaacattcacctcagcttgttcgtcatcagtctcacaaaacacgtgtgactgatcaatgtactgagactcctgttgttgatgtggtaatatatacgactctatatcgttgtaaccggattgttcgtgactgccaaacatatgttgaacatcatcatcatctcgaatcttcttctgataaaattttacctggttttctgcaaatcaaaccggatttttatagatgatctgacccacattattgcactgcaatttcttttctattctttgtttcagttgtgaaaaatttgatcgtcgatttattgtaaaccgagtcacctctgtgtttcgaaaacaaaaacgaacaactgatgatcaaatatttcaccttcgacatgggcactgatcatgtaatgttgtgtggaagacattatgttgaaatattaaatatgtagataGTTTGAATGGAATtggaattgaatgcattgctaagttgttcataTGCGCAACATAAATAGCTTGGTCATTGGTAAGTTGGtcgttgcattgataacttggtcattgtctatacagacttgaccatgcatgcagtaGAAGGAATCCAACACGCAGAGAAAAGATTGAAAAGAATACACATGCGCCAGGGAATCATAGAATCTCTGAGCTTTGTGCCCTAAGATTCCAacctaggcgcccattccctaggtGCCATAAAGTAACTGAGGCGCCAAAGGGTTGAGCGCCTCTTCACAAAATTAGTCTTaggcgccactaggaagggcgccccttccaattgccctacactaaggcgccaagaggaagggctCCTCTTCCCTTGCATGTGCTTTCCTCACATGCGGCAAGAAGATTCCTCAcatgcttgctttctcttccATTCTGAATTTTGTCTTCTCTTGCCTTTCCATGAAATCAATCACACTCTTTTTAGGTTCCgaacctactcactcattcatctataaatagtctctcatatcaacaatatcaaatcatcttcatcaatacttgtcacatccgcgaaaaaacaaccggcgggactaaaaaaaaaacacaacacagagccgccactgcgcgttatttatcccaagatagggaaaggaaacgctcagagaaacctggaaaggaaatggtcttgcgaccaaagagaaagggtaagggagtcggttacgcaaggggaaggtattagcacccctcacgtccgtcgtactcgacgggatccacgttctaagaaagaataggttgctaaacatcacacacacacagggaacgcaggtggggttaacaGAAGGGAtctcgataggacatcgcat encodes:
- the LOC127126328 gene encoding cytoplasmic tRNA 2-thiolation protein 2, whose product is MACNGSGGGCQSGCYKDEETTCGQPTASSETDSKSSSNLCLKCKLNDVVSGYGGIDDGRFCADCFRSNLFGKFRLAVTSNAMISPTDRVLVAFSGGPSSRVALQFVHDMQERAHKNFEASRDRSLPVFGVGVVFIDESVVFPIPSHEMEEAVEAISLIVSSLAPPRKEFHFVPIETVYSSDSSDGKERLLELMNVVSDPTGREDMLLSLRMLALQKVASEFGYNRIVLGSCISRIAAHVISATVKGQGYSLPADIQYVDARWEIPVVLPLRDCFIQEINMFCRLDSLKTVKLSTGPSSSINSLVSSFVALLQEENPSRESTIVRTAGKLIPFQFNRIPEIIDGNVPLATRRRQKRYNLKSNESVSSESFCPLCNSPLDKSEIVDWSNLKNCRSSDTFYTSCCSSCQFQILPPDSTSMEKFYMDLPHSVVARSNQVNNGKLNALREQIQDCLLSDGEDET